In a genomic window of Amphiprion ocellaris isolate individual 3 ecotype Okinawa chromosome 13, ASM2253959v1, whole genome shotgun sequence:
- the fibpa gene encoding fibroblast growth factor (acidic) intracellular binding protein a encodes MAVELDVFVGNTTIMDEEVYQLWLDGYTVNDAVKVRMEGGVLDECEASADVLLSDTMDQYRTFQMCERLLHSPAKLANQLLFQIPPHRQTVLIERYYAFDDAFVREVLGKKLSKGTKKDLDDISAKTGVTLKSCRRQFDNFKRVFKVVEELKGPLVENIRQHFLLSDKLARDYAAIVFFTNNRFETGKRKLQYLTFQDFAFCAGQLINNWTVGAVDNMVEDMDVDLDKEFLQELKELKILITDKDLLDQHKSLVCTALRGKTKAFNEMEANFKNLSRGLVNIAAKLTNTKDVRDFFIDLVEKFIEPCRSDRWTAADMKLYLTHYTNSAHILDTFKHQVVWDRYMGVIKSCIFKMYHD; translated from the exons ATGGCTGTAGAGCTGGATGTGTTCGTAGGTAACACCACTATCATGGATGAGGAGGTTTACCAGCTCTGGTTGGATGGATACACAG TGAATGATGCAGTGAAAGTCCGCATGGAAGGAGGAGTGCTGGATGAGTGTGAAGCAAGTGCTGATGTTCTGCTGAGTGACACCATGGACCAGTACAGGACTTTTCAGATGTGTGAGCGTTTGCTGCACAGTCCAGCGAAACTGGCAAACCAGTTGCTGTTCCAGATCCCACCCCATCGACAGACTGTCCTCATAGAGAG ATATTATGCCTTTGATGATGCATTTGTCCGTGAGGTCCTGGGGAAGAAACTCTCCAAAGGGACGAAGAAAGACTTGGATGACATCAGTGCCAAGACAGGTGTGACACTGAAAAGCTGCAGACGACAG tttgacAACTTCAAACGTGTTTTCAAAGTTGTGGAAGAGCTGAAGGGACCCCTGGTGGAGAACATACGTCAGCATTTTCTTCTCTCTGACAAGCTTGCAAG GGATTACGCTGCCATTGTTTTCTTTACCAACAATCGCTTTGAGACAGGGAAAAGAAAGCTGCAATATCTCACTTTCCAGGACTTTGCTTTCTGTGCTGGGCAGCTTATCAACAACTGGACAGTTGGGGCCGTTG ATAACATGGTGGAAGACATGGACGTCGATCTTGATAAAGAGTTTTTACAAGAGTTGAAAGAACTAAAGATTTTAATCACTGACAAAGATCTGCTGGATCAACACAAAAG TTTGGTCTGTACAGCTCTCAGAGGAAAGACTAAAGCTTTTAATGAGATGGAGGCTAATTTCAAG AATCTTTCCAGAGGCCTCGTCAACATCGCCGCAAAgttaaccaacacaaaagatgtcagagatttttttattgATCTTGTGGAAAAG TTTATTGAGCCGTGCCGTTCAGACCGATGGACAGCTGCGGACATGAAACTCTACCTCACTCACTACACCAACTCTGCACACATACTTGACACATTCAA acATCAGGTTGTGTGGGACAGATACATGGGCGTCATCAAAAGCTGTATCTTCAAAATGTATCACGACTGA